GCGCTGCAAGGCGACTTTGGCCTCGGCAACGCTGGCTGTTCGGTTCAGGCCGCGCACGTCGTACTCGCGCTGCACGCTGGTCATGTGGGTCTGGTGCAGGCCACACGGCACGATCAGGTCAAAATGAGCCAGGTTGGTGGTGACGTTCAGCGCCAGCCCGTGCAGGGCCACATGCCGCTGCACCGCCACGCCAAACGAGGCGATTTTCTGCTCGTAACTCAGGCCGTTGACCTCGCGCGGGTTCACGTACACACCCGCGTAGCCAGGATTGGGCCGGGCGTCGGGCAGCCCAAGGTCATGCAGGGCGGCGATGGTCGCGTTTTCCAGCAGGCGCAGAAAATCGGCCACTTTGCGCCCCACTGGAAAGATGGCGTAGGCCACCAGCTGGCCGGGGCCGTGGTAGGTCACGTCGCCGCCGCGCTCAATCTCTAGCACCTCAATGCCCTGCGCGCTCAGATACTCGCGCGTCACGATGATATTGCTGCCCTCTTTCGCCTTGCGGCCCAGCGTCAGCACCGGCGGATGTTCCACCAGCAGCAGGGTGGGCGGGGCCTCGCCCGCCACCACCTGGGCATGCCGCGTCTTCTGAAGGTCCCAGGCCTCCCGGTACCCCATCACCCCGAGGTCAAGAATGTCGAAAGCCGACTCGCTCATGCCGCTTATGGTACGCCGGGGCCAGCGAAATTCACCGTGCGCCAGGCGGCGGTTCGGGCGGCATCAACCACTGGTGGTGGTGAATCCAGCGCCCTGTGCTGGTCGCGCCCGTCCGGACTGTGGGGACATGGGCGGTGGGCGGCGCCAGAGGACCGGGAGGCGCCCTGCGGCTTGAGCCTTTACCCTGGGCCATGCCGGAACTTGTGAAGCCCGACGCCCGTTACCAGACCAGCTTTCTGGAGGCCGTGCGAGAAGCGCAGGCGGATGGCAGCGGCCTTCCCGACACGATGGGGTTTGACGTGCCGGCCATTGCGGCCGACTTTCCTACCTTCCTGACCAGTCTGCGCCGCTATGAACCTGGCAACGAGCTGCCCGAGGGCTTCGTGCACTCCGAATACCTGTGGCTGGTGGAGGGCGATACCTATCTGGGGCGCGTCAGTATCCGTCACACCCTGAA
This is a stretch of genomic DNA from Deinococcus betulae. It encodes these proteins:
- the lipB gene encoding lipoyl(octanoyl) transferase LipB, with protein sequence MSESAFDILDLGVMGYREAWDLQKTRHAQVVAGEAPPTLLLVEHPPVLTLGRKAKEGSNIIVTREYLSAQGIEVLEIERGGDVTYHGPGQLVAYAIFPVGRKVADFLRLLENATIAALHDLGLPDARPNPGYAGVYVNPREVNGLSYEQKIASFGVAVQRHVALHGLALNVTTNLAHFDLIVPCGLHQTHMTSVQREYDVRGLNRTASVAEAKVALQRAFQTTFATYDWTRPVYAAAGS
- a CDS encoding GNAT family N-acetyltransferase: MPELVKPDARYQTSFLEAVREAQADGSGLPDTMGFDVPAIAADFPTFLTSLRRYEPGNELPEGFVHSEYLWLVEGDTYLGRVSIRHTLNERLREFGGHIGYEIRPTARRRGHATLALRLALARAHDLGIERALVTCDVENIGSRAVIEANGGELEGEFTVPDYDQPLRRYWVPTA